The genomic stretch TTCCAAATCAGTTCCAGTTTCACAAAATATTATACTGTTCTACAGAAAAGAAGACCAAAAAAATCACCCAAGCCACTTCAGTGAAAGGTTGAAAGTGAGGCAAAAGTGTTCCTGAAAATGCTAGTTGCACCTACATAGGCGTTATGAATGTTGAAGGCCAAAGTCGATCATTAGACACATCCATTGCACATGTGTTTCACGTCAAGTATTACAAATATATTAAGAACAGAATTGAAGCAAAAAAATTTAAAAGGAATAGGGCCTCCCTTTATTGGAAAATATTTGTACATATTTTTCCCGTTTTGGTAGATGAACTTGATAGTGTGATTTATCCAACTAAATTACTATTATTAATCACCATTATATGCAGTTGAAAGGAATAAGGAAAATTGGGAAACGAAAACATTTTGGTAATAATAAAAGATCACTTAAATattcttttgtttctttaaaaTTCAAACGGGAAACTTAGATAAAACCATCGGAAAATCACTGTATATATTGGTAAATGCTTTTTTATAATATAATTGTGGGACCAAGACCCATTTTTTTACCCACTTAATCTAGTCGTTGGGTGAGATGTATTACTTATGTGTATTGTTTTATTCATAAGAGTTCTGATAGAGTGATGAATACTCCTTTGTTCTGAATCAGAGGTTTCGAGTTGATCAAGTCTCGTATACAGTCGCCTCTGTTAAGGATTACTTTATCCTCCAATATAAAACTTTCCCGCGTGAATGCAAATTTAGTCGGGCCCTAAATCTAATACATGCATCGGACACCAaggagaaataaaagaaaatgtgtATTGTTTTGTGGATGTCTTGTGCTGCAAGAGGTGGTGGATTAAATGTGttttgttttaggtgttttgggtGGTGTTGTTGGTAAGGGTATTAAATGTATCAATTACTCCAATATAAGTTTCCAAATTGTTCTCTTTTTAATTACTTTTGTTTCAATAATTATTACCTTAAAGAAAAAGTGAATCCTCAAAATCCATGAATAACATGAGTGACAATCTTGAAAACCAGGGACTAAACAATGGATGATGAAGTAGTTGTAGTCATGGTGCCATTTCCAGGTCAAGGTCATCTCAGTTAATATCTTCAACTTGCTTGTCTATTATCCTTTCATCGTCTCCGCCTATACTATGGCGGTTTAGCCACCAACAACCGTCAGGCCAGGGTTCGAGCCGACGCCTTATATCCTTCAGACATATCCAAAATCCAATTCCATGACTTCTCAATTACTCCTCCATCTCCACCCTCGTAGTTCCCAATGCTTGCTTGAGCAAAATCCCGTAGAAATGACACCATGTAGCCACTCTAAATGGctgctatttaggaattagccAGTGCGTCCTGAATTTCAGTTTTTCAGTTCAAAATTTCAGGACATTTTATCttgaagttgagatttttagtttaaaatttcaggacaaaatagGTATGGGCTAATCTCTAAATAGCATCCATGAGAATGACTATATGTGCACTTGCCCCCAAAATCACGAGCCCACTCTGGAATGCTTCTATGCTTTTGCACGAGCCCATTGCTTCCTTCTTTCAAGATATTTCATCTAAAGCAAGAAGAGTAGTCGTTGTTCATGATTTCTTAATGTCCTATAAAGTTCAAGATTTTTCTTCCTTTCCCAATATTGAATCCTATATCTTCCTCTGCACTTCTAGTTTCGATATGTACTGTAGTCACAAATGTAGAGTAGCGGGGATGCCCATCCCGCTTGAAGAAGAACAACTTAAAAAGCTACCCTCTCTCAAAGGATGTTACCCCGATGACATATTCGTGCACCTAGGAGCTTTTCAGACTCAGTATATAAGTCTTAGCACGGGCGATATTTATAATACAAGCCAAGTAGTTGAAGGTAGTAGTACTTTTATTGACTTGATGGCACAACTTGCAAGTACACAAAACAAGAAACAATGGGCAGTCGGACCTCCAAAATGAGTACTGTTTGGATTGGCTAAACAAACAACCTCCAAAATCAGTTCTTTATGTGTCGTTTGGGACTACTACTTCATTTTCTGGTGAACAAATCAAGGAGCTCGCCATGGGATTAGAGCTAAGCAAACAGAACTTTATATGGGTGTTGAGAGACGCAGATGAAGTTGATAATTCTGGAAAATCTAAAAAACTTAAGTTGCCAGAAGGGTTTGAGGAAAGAGCAAAAGGGGTGGGCTTAGTAGTTCGAGAATGGGCACCACAACCCGAAATCTTGGCTCATCCCTCCACGGGCAGGTTTTTGAGTCATTGTGGTTGGAATTCGTGCATAGAGAGCATAAC from Nicotiana sylvestris chromosome 12, ASM39365v2, whole genome shotgun sequence encodes the following:
- the LOC104242820 gene encoding zeatin O-xylosyltransferase-like, producing the protein MDDEVVVVMVPFPGQARRVVVVHDFLMSYKVQDFSSFPNIESYIFLCTSSFDMYCSHKCRVAGMPIPLEEEQLKKLPSLKGCYPDDIFVHLGAFQTQYISLSTGDIYNTSQVVEVHKTRNNGQSDLQNEYCLDWLNKQPPKSVLYVSFGTTTSFSGEQIKELAMGLELSKQNFIWVLRDADEVDNSGKSKKLKLPEGFEERAKGVGLVVREWAPQPEILAHPSTGRFLSHCGWNSCIESITLVVPIATWPMHYDQPKNGFLVTEILKIGLAVREWEKRDELITASAIENVVRKLMTSEEGDVIRNKAKELGEAVRQSTQKGGAARMELESFIAHITR